Proteins encoded within one genomic window of Mycolicibacterium monacense:
- the dmpG gene encoding 4-hydroxy-2-oxovalerate aldolase, whose translation MMTSDIFFDPIWDVRMTDTSLRDGSHHKRHQFTKDEVGAIVAALDTAGVPVIEVTHGDGLGGSSFNYGFSKTPEQELIKLAAETAKEAKIAFLMLPGVGTKEDIKEAQNNGGSICRIATHCTEADVSIQHFGLARELGLETVGFLMMSHTIPPEKLAQQARIMADAGCQCVYVVDSAGALVLEGVRDRVAALVAELGDDAQVGFHGHENLGLGVANSVEAVRAGAKQIDGSCRRFGAGAGNAPVEALIGVFDKIGVKTGIDFFDIADAAEEVVAPAMPAECLLDRNALIMGYSGVYSSFLKHAIRQSERYGVPAHQLLHRAGQRKLIGGQEDQLIDIALEIKREMESDAAGRQSHAIGGSPRKG comes from the coding sequence ATCATGACGAGCGACATCTTCTTCGACCCGATCTGGGACGTGCGGATGACGGATACGTCGCTGCGTGACGGTTCGCACCACAAGCGCCACCAGTTCACCAAGGACGAGGTGGGAGCCATCGTCGCCGCACTCGACACGGCCGGGGTGCCGGTGATCGAGGTGACCCACGGCGACGGTCTGGGCGGGTCCAGCTTCAACTACGGATTCTCGAAAACCCCTGAGCAGGAACTGATCAAGCTCGCAGCCGAGACCGCCAAGGAAGCCAAGATCGCCTTCCTCATGCTGCCCGGTGTGGGCACCAAGGAGGACATCAAGGAGGCGCAGAACAACGGCGGGTCCATCTGCCGCATCGCCACCCACTGCACCGAGGCGGACGTGTCGATCCAGCACTTCGGGCTGGCGCGCGAACTCGGACTCGAGACCGTCGGGTTCCTGATGATGAGCCACACCATTCCACCGGAGAAGCTCGCGCAGCAGGCGCGCATCATGGCCGACGCCGGATGCCAGTGCGTGTACGTCGTCGACTCCGCGGGCGCGCTGGTGCTCGAAGGGGTGCGGGACCGGGTCGCCGCGCTGGTCGCCGAACTGGGGGACGACGCGCAGGTCGGTTTCCATGGCCACGAGAATCTCGGCCTCGGCGTGGCCAATTCGGTCGAGGCCGTGCGCGCCGGCGCCAAGCAGATCGACGGATCCTGCCGCCGTTTCGGCGCGGGCGCGGGCAACGCACCCGTCGAGGCGCTGATCGGGGTGTTCGACAAGATCGGCGTCAAGACGGGCATCGACTTCTTCGACATCGCCGACGCGGCCGAGGAGGTCGTCGCACCGGCCATGCCTGCCGAGTGCCTGCTCGACCGCAACGCCTTGATCATGGGTTACTCCGGGGTCTACTCGAGCTTCCTCAAACACGCCATCCGGCAGTCCGAGCGGTACGGGGTGCCCGCGCACCAGCTGTTGCACCGCGCCGGGCAGCGCAAACTGATCGGCGGCCAGGAAGACCAGCTCATCGACATCGCGCTGGAGATCAAGCGCGAAATGGAATCTGATGCGGCGGGTAGGCAGTCGCATGCTATCGGTGGTTCGCCAAGGAAAGGCTGA
- a CDS encoding indolepyruvate ferredoxin oxidoreductase family protein yields the protein MTDLRSAGPDRDLNARYRASSGPVLLTGVQAIARLMVEQHERDTREGRHVATFVSGYQGSPLGGLDQLLAGLPELESEHHVHLQPGMNEELAATSVWGSQNDLPSGTRDYDGVIGVWYGKGPGLDRASDALRHGAMYGANPAGGALALVGDDPGAKSSSLPVASERSLAALSMPILFPRNAEEIIAFGMYGIALSRASGCWPAMKIVADVADGVWTLDRDFSDFDITTPTIEWDGRPWSYRQRICSAPPDSLFAEADLYGPRWAMVRAFNAANDIDRIEVDPAQAWLGIVAVGTAYDTVREALVDLGLTDRDLTRSGIRILRIGMPYPLDPQVVSRLADGVERILVVEDKSAFVETQLKDILYGHRAAPEVLGKHAADGGTLIPPDGELTTTRLLAPLRAVLKDRVTLAPAPPPTLDLTVLSTTRTAYFCSGCPHNRSTAVPDGSLAGGGIGCHTLVTMSSRTDSAVTALTQMGGEGAQWIGQAPFTDVKHIFQNIGDGTYFHSGQLAVQACAAAGVNITYKILYNGAVAMTGAQDVEAGLTVPELTHKLVADGVSKVIVCADEPERQKGAVFAKGVLLWPRDRLDEAQCLLRDTEGVTALIYDQQCAAEARRKRKRGMLPPRLTRVVINEAVCEGCGDCGVKSNCLSVQPVETELGRKTRIDQSTCNTDYSCLDGNCPSFVTVELPAKNGPPTAPERPVPPDVPDPAVTPMSGIYNVFLAGIGGTGIVTVNQVLAMAALRAGFYAEGLDQTGLSQKAGPVTSHLRLSTEPVPSSNRISAGAADCILAFDLLTAVDAKNVGYSNPDRTVVIASTSRTPTGDMVYDAAVEHPSDESLLSRLDVRSRSLVSFDALAAAERLFGNTTTANFLLVGAAYQAGALPMTAAAIEDAISINGVAVHANKAAFQWGRVAVAVPEVFRTATTDPADERPPQVPSHLFTTSPVTGAVRELLERRAADLVAYQDDHAAARLINLAQRAWDQERSLTDRTDLSEAITRNFFKLIAYKDEYEVARMLTDPAFLASVRAQVPGGENLTFKLHPPVLKALGRKKKISMGPRTHVALRLLAKAKKLRGTPLDPFGYTEMRRIERQLITHYEATINDLLPSLTLDSYEWALAVASAPDLIRGYEEVKVRNLGVYLSRLGELGIPTDLLPLP from the coding sequence ATGACAGATCTTCGTTCAGCCGGGCCTGACCGTGACCTCAACGCGCGGTACCGGGCGTCCTCGGGTCCGGTTCTGCTGACCGGAGTTCAGGCGATCGCTCGACTGATGGTGGAGCAGCACGAACGGGACACCCGCGAGGGACGCCACGTCGCTACCTTCGTCTCGGGATACCAGGGCAGTCCGCTTGGCGGACTCGATCAGCTGTTGGCCGGCCTGCCGGAGCTCGAATCCGAACATCATGTCCACCTCCAGCCTGGGATGAACGAAGAACTCGCCGCGACGTCGGTGTGGGGAAGCCAGAATGACCTGCCCTCGGGCACCCGTGACTACGACGGGGTGATCGGCGTCTGGTACGGGAAGGGCCCTGGGCTCGACCGCGCCAGCGACGCCCTGCGTCACGGGGCGATGTACGGGGCAAACCCTGCCGGCGGTGCACTCGCCCTGGTCGGTGACGATCCCGGTGCGAAATCCTCGTCCCTCCCGGTCGCCAGTGAGCGGTCTCTGGCGGCCCTGTCAATGCCGATCCTTTTCCCTCGCAACGCCGAAGAGATCATCGCGTTCGGCATGTACGGCATCGCCTTGTCGCGCGCATCGGGATGCTGGCCTGCCATGAAGATCGTCGCCGACGTCGCAGACGGCGTCTGGACGCTGGACCGCGACTTCTCCGACTTTGACATCACCACCCCGACCATCGAGTGGGACGGCCGGCCCTGGAGCTACCGTCAGCGCATTTGCTCCGCTCCGCCGGACAGCCTGTTCGCGGAGGCCGACCTGTACGGACCCCGCTGGGCGATGGTGCGGGCGTTCAATGCCGCCAACGACATCGACCGTATCGAGGTTGATCCGGCGCAGGCATGGCTGGGCATCGTCGCGGTCGGCACGGCCTACGACACGGTCCGCGAGGCTCTGGTCGACCTCGGGTTGACTGATCGTGATCTGACCCGATCAGGCATCCGAATACTGCGCATCGGGATGCCCTATCCCCTTGACCCGCAGGTGGTTTCCCGCCTCGCAGACGGGGTTGAGCGGATACTGGTGGTCGAGGACAAGTCGGCGTTCGTCGAGACACAGCTCAAAGACATTCTCTACGGCCACCGTGCAGCGCCCGAGGTCCTGGGTAAGCACGCGGCCGACGGGGGCACGCTGATCCCCCCGGACGGCGAACTCACCACCACCCGCCTGCTCGCACCGCTGCGCGCGGTGTTGAAGGACAGGGTGACGCTGGCACCCGCGCCGCCGCCCACGCTCGACCTGACGGTGCTGTCCACCACCCGAACCGCGTACTTCTGCTCGGGCTGCCCACACAACCGCTCTACCGCGGTGCCGGACGGCTCACTGGCCGGCGGCGGGATCGGCTGTCACACGCTGGTCACGATGTCCTCACGAACAGATTCGGCGGTCACCGCCCTCACCCAGATGGGTGGCGAAGGGGCGCAATGGATCGGCCAGGCGCCGTTCACCGATGTCAAACACATCTTCCAGAACATCGGCGACGGAACGTATTTCCATTCAGGACAGCTCGCGGTGCAGGCGTGTGCCGCCGCCGGTGTGAACATCACTTACAAAATCCTCTACAACGGCGCGGTCGCGATGACCGGAGCCCAGGATGTCGAGGCAGGGCTGACGGTTCCCGAACTCACCCACAAGCTCGTCGCCGACGGTGTATCCAAAGTGATCGTCTGCGCCGACGAGCCTGAGCGACAGAAGGGCGCGGTGTTCGCCAAAGGAGTGCTGTTGTGGCCGCGCGATCGCCTCGACGAGGCTCAGTGTCTGCTGCGTGACACCGAAGGCGTCACGGCACTGATCTACGACCAGCAGTGCGCGGCGGAAGCGCGCCGCAAGCGTAAGCGCGGAATGCTGCCGCCCCGGCTCACCCGGGTGGTGATCAACGAGGCCGTCTGCGAAGGATGCGGCGATTGCGGTGTCAAGAGCAACTGTCTGTCGGTTCAGCCGGTTGAAACCGAGCTCGGCCGCAAGACGCGAATCGACCAGAGCACCTGCAACACGGACTACTCCTGCCTGGACGGCAACTGTCCCTCATTCGTGACCGTGGAACTGCCCGCCAAGAACGGCCCGCCCACTGCGCCCGAGCGACCCGTCCCGCCGGATGTGCCCGACCCCGCGGTGACGCCGATGTCGGGTATCTACAACGTCTTTCTGGCCGGCATCGGCGGAACGGGCATCGTGACCGTCAACCAGGTGCTGGCGATGGCCGCGCTGCGCGCCGGTTTCTACGCCGAGGGCCTGGACCAGACGGGCCTGAGCCAGAAGGCCGGACCGGTCACCTCCCACCTACGGCTCAGCACCGAACCCGTCCCCTCATCCAACCGGATCAGCGCCGGGGCCGCCGATTGCATCCTGGCCTTCGACCTGCTCACCGCCGTCGATGCCAAGAACGTCGGCTACAGCAACCCCGATCGCACCGTCGTGATCGCCTCGACGAGCAGGACGCCCACCGGCGACATGGTCTACGACGCCGCCGTCGAGCATCCGAGTGATGAGTCGCTGTTGTCCCGGTTGGACGTCCGGAGTCGGTCGCTGGTTTCCTTCGACGCACTGGCGGCCGCCGAACGACTCTTCGGCAACACCACCACCGCGAACTTTCTCCTGGTGGGTGCCGCGTACCAGGCCGGTGCGCTCCCGATGACCGCCGCCGCGATCGAGGACGCGATTTCGATCAATGGGGTTGCCGTGCACGCGAACAAGGCGGCGTTCCAGTGGGGGCGGGTAGCCGTGGCAGTCCCTGAGGTGTTCCGAACCGCCACGACCGACCCGGCCGACGAACGACCGCCGCAGGTGCCGAGCCATCTCTTCACGACGAGCCCGGTCACCGGCGCCGTGCGTGAACTTCTGGAACGGCGGGCGGCGGATCTTGTCGCGTACCAGGACGACCACGCGGCTGCTCGCCTGATCAATCTGGCGCAGCGTGCGTGGGATCAGGAGCGCAGCCTCACCGACCGCACCGACCTGTCCGAAGCCATAACCCGGAACTTCTTCAAACTCATCGCATACAAGGACGAGTACGAGGTCGCCCGGATGCTCACTGACCCGGCGTTCCTCGCATCGGTGCGAGCACAGGTCCCCGGCGGAGAGAACCTGACCTTCAAGCTACACCCACCGGTGTTGAAGGCACTCGGACGCAAAAAGAAGATCAGCATGGGCCCACGTACCCACGTAGCGCTTCGACTGCTGGCGAAGGCCAAGAAACTCAGGGGAACGCCTCTAGACCCCTTCGGGTACACCGAGATGCGACGGATTGAACGTCAGTTGATCACCCACTACGAAGCAACCATCAACGACCTTCTGCCCTCGCTGACACTCGACTCCTATGAATGGGCACTGGCCGTCGCCTCGGCTCCCGACCTCATTCGCGGCTACGAAGAAGTCAAGGTGCGTAATCTTGGCGTTTACCTTTCACGCCTCGGCGAACTCGGAATCCCCACCGATCTGCTGCCGCTGCCGTGA
- a CDS encoding aromatic ring-hydroxylating dioxygenase subunit alpha, which produces MTDQSRVLDDVRRGMIPAHIYNDREIFELEKRHIFAKAWVFVGHESEIAQPGDYVVRRILEDSFIITRDENGTVCAHFNMCLHRGMQVCRAEMGNASHFRCPYHGWSYRNDGRIVGLPFHQDAYGGEEGFARKGQRLLPAPNLAIYNGMIFLSLNAQAPPLEDYLGDFKFYLDFYTRQSSSGIELHGPQRWRIKANWKIGAENFAGDMYHTPQTHTSVVEIGLFREPNAQKRKEGALYWAGNGGGTTYKLPDGSLEERLRYVGYPDQMIERMKRSWSPEQLAIVGTDGFMFSAATLYPNLSFVHNWPKVADSDDVLPFITLRQWQPISEDETEVLSWFAVDADAPDEFKALSYKAYLMCFGSTGMFEQDDVENWVSLTNTAAGSMARRLLLNSRMGLLADDSEVAPPLPDDRFSGPGIARQGYSEFNQRELLRRWANDLEAGSAETVGPGSSDGVTVNGDHGAVTRV; this is translated from the coding sequence ATGACCGACCAGTCCAGGGTACTCGACGACGTTCGCCGAGGCATGATCCCGGCCCATATCTACAACGACCGGGAGATCTTTGAGCTGGAGAAGCGGCACATCTTCGCCAAGGCGTGGGTCTTCGTTGGCCACGAATCGGAGATCGCACAGCCAGGAGACTATGTCGTGCGGCGGATTCTCGAGGACTCTTTCATCATCACCCGTGACGAAAATGGCACCGTCTGCGCGCATTTCAACATGTGTCTGCACCGCGGTATGCAGGTGTGCCGGGCGGAGATGGGCAACGCCTCACACTTCCGTTGTCCGTATCACGGCTGGTCCTACCGCAACGACGGCAGGATTGTGGGGTTGCCGTTCCACCAGGATGCCTACGGCGGCGAGGAAGGATTTGCCCGCAAGGGACAGCGGTTGTTGCCGGCTCCGAACCTCGCGATCTACAACGGCATGATTTTTCTGAGCCTGAACGCTCAGGCGCCACCGCTGGAGGATTACCTGGGGGACTTCAAGTTCTACCTCGACTTCTACACGCGGCAGAGTTCGAGTGGCATCGAGTTGCACGGACCACAACGGTGGCGGATCAAGGCGAACTGGAAGATCGGCGCCGAGAACTTCGCCGGCGACATGTACCACACGCCCCAAACGCACACTTCGGTGGTCGAGATCGGACTCTTCCGGGAGCCCAACGCGCAGAAGCGCAAAGAGGGTGCGCTGTACTGGGCCGGCAACGGCGGCGGAACCACCTACAAACTGCCTGACGGATCGCTGGAGGAGCGGCTTCGGTACGTCGGCTATCCCGACCAGATGATCGAGCGGATGAAGCGGAGCTGGTCGCCGGAGCAGCTCGCCATTGTCGGCACCGACGGCTTCATGTTCAGTGCCGCAACGCTGTATCCCAACCTGTCATTCGTGCACAACTGGCCGAAGGTCGCCGACAGCGACGATGTGCTGCCGTTCATCACGCTCCGGCAATGGCAGCCGATCAGCGAAGATGAAACCGAGGTGCTGTCCTGGTTCGCCGTGGACGCCGACGCCCCGGACGAGTTCAAGGCGCTGTCCTACAAGGCTTATCTCATGTGCTTCGGTAGTACCGGCATGTTCGAACAGGACGATGTCGAGAACTGGGTGTCGCTGACCAACACGGCGGCCGGCTCGATGGCGCGGCGATTACTGCTCAACAGCCGGATGGGTCTGCTCGCCGATGACTCGGAGGTAGCGCCTCCACTGCCTGACGACCGATTCAGCGGACCGGGTATCGCCCGTCAGGGTTACAGCGAGTTCAATCAGCGAGAGTTGCTGCGACGCTGGGCCAATGACCTCGAAGCCGGTTCTGCCGAGACGGTAGGTCCCGGATCATCCGACGGTGTGACGGTCAACGGCGACCACGGGGCGGTGACGCGCGTATGA
- a CDS encoding Lrp/AsnC family transcriptional regulator, with amino-acid sequence MFSIDRLDVDLLEMLARDARVGVVELASRLGISRNTVQSRLKRLEESGLVAGYRPELDLAQAGIATQAFIGLEVQQGRLSSIVDALVGIPQVLEIHATTGREDLLVRVATETQAGLQQLIEQVVAIPGVVHSTTTLALTTPLTFRPMPLLKNITRNAGWGRSTPTPRQ; translated from the coding sequence ATGTTCAGCATCGACCGGCTCGACGTCGACCTGCTCGAGATGCTCGCACGCGACGCGCGGGTCGGAGTCGTGGAACTGGCGTCGCGGCTGGGCATCTCGCGTAACACCGTGCAATCGCGCCTGAAGCGGTTGGAGGAGAGCGGGCTGGTCGCCGGCTACCGCCCCGAACTCGACCTCGCGCAAGCCGGGATCGCCACGCAGGCCTTCATCGGACTCGAGGTGCAACAGGGTCGTCTCTCCTCAATCGTGGATGCTCTCGTCGGAATACCTCAGGTGCTGGAGATACACGCGACGACAGGGCGCGAGGATCTTCTGGTGCGCGTCGCTACCGAGACGCAGGCCGGACTCCAGCAGTTGATCGAGCAGGTGGTCGCCATTCCGGGTGTTGTGCACTCGACGACGACGCTGGCGCTGACGACTCCGTTGACCTTTCGGCCGATGCCGCTGCTCAAGAACATCACTCGCAATGCAGGGTGGGGACGGTCGACGCCGACACCAAGGCAATGA
- a CDS encoding ferredoxin codes for MPRLHADYPSCQGYGNCVTGAADTFDVDDDGVVVLLRDTFAEPERSRIEDAVRSCPVNALSIETD; via the coding sequence ATGCCCAGACTCCACGCTGACTACCCCTCGTGCCAGGGCTACGGCAACTGCGTGACCGGCGCTGCCGACACCTTCGATGTCGACGACGACGGCGTGGTGGTGCTGTTGCGCGACACCTTCGCAGAGCCCGAGCGCTCACGAATCGAGGACGCCGTGCGCAGTTGCCCTGTGAACGCCTTGAGCATCGAGACCGACTGA
- a CDS encoding acetaldehyde dehydrogenase (acetylating) yields the protein MPDKAGRKMQVAIVGSGNISTDLLYKLLRSEWLEPRWMIGIDPQSEGLARARTLGLETSHEGVDWLLARDELPDMVFEATSAYVHRDAAPRYAEAGIRAIDLTPAAVGPGVIPPANLREHLDAPNVNLVTCGGQATIPMVHAVSRVVGVPYAEIVASVSSASAGPGTRANIDEFTKTTSKGVETIGGARRGKAIIILNPADPPMIMRDTIFCAIPEDADQDAITASIKEVVAQVQTYVPGYRLLNEPQFDPPSVNSGGQALVTTFVEVEGAGDYLPPYAGNLDIMTAAATKVGEEIAAKLAGASLSASSGGRS from the coding sequence ATGCCTGACAAGGCTGGACGGAAAATGCAGGTCGCCATCGTCGGATCGGGCAATATCAGCACCGATCTGCTCTACAAGTTGTTGCGTTCGGAGTGGCTGGAGCCGCGCTGGATGATCGGGATCGACCCGCAGAGCGAGGGTTTGGCCCGCGCCCGCACGTTGGGGTTGGAGACCTCACATGAGGGTGTGGACTGGTTGTTGGCCAGAGACGAGTTGCCGGACATGGTCTTCGAGGCCACGAGTGCCTATGTGCACCGTGATGCCGCGCCCCGGTACGCCGAGGCCGGTATCCGCGCGATCGATCTGACCCCCGCGGCGGTGGGTCCCGGGGTGATCCCGCCGGCGAATCTGCGTGAGCATCTCGACGCGCCGAACGTGAACCTGGTGACCTGCGGCGGGCAAGCCACGATCCCGATGGTCCACGCGGTGTCGCGCGTGGTCGGGGTGCCCTACGCCGAGATCGTGGCGTCGGTGTCCTCGGCGTCGGCGGGACCGGGCACCCGGGCCAACATCGACGAGTTCACCAAGACCACCAGCAAGGGGGTCGAGACCATCGGCGGCGCGCGTCGCGGCAAGGCGATCATCATCCTCAACCCGGCGGATCCGCCGATGATCATGCGCGACACCATCTTCTGCGCGATCCCCGAGGACGCCGACCAGGACGCGATCACCGCCTCGATCAAAGAGGTGGTAGCCCAGGTGCAGACCTACGTGCCGGGTTACCGGTTGCTCAACGAGCCGCAGTTCGATCCGCCGTCGGTGAACTCCGGGGGCCAGGCGCTGGTCACAACATTCGTCGAAGTGGAGGGTGCCGGTGACTATCTTCCGCCTTACGCTGGAAACCTGGACATCATGACCGCGGCAGCGACGAAGGTCGGCGAAGAGATCGCCGCGAAGTTGGCCGGCGCCAGCCTTTCCGCATCATCAGGAGGCCGATCATGA
- a CDS encoding 3-phenylpropionate/cinnamic acid dioxygenase subunit beta yields MSNAADTDSSRSRLGGSASRVTRTGKTLRFDDKRHLLAHQWLVDETYLLDAQSYSEWLESLCEDIHYLMPVRVTTALAAGYDTSPGMAHFDEDKYSLSRRVARFLTEHAWTEDPPSRLRHHLSNVRTFATDDPDHLIVESATLLFRSRGDVREGAFLSAGREDLLRLEGEQWRLARRVISVDESVIRMQNLAVFL; encoded by the coding sequence ATGAGCAATGCCGCCGACACCGACTCCAGCCGGTCCCGCCTCGGCGGGTCGGCATCGCGCGTCACCCGTACCGGCAAGACGCTGCGATTCGACGACAAGCGGCACTTGCTCGCCCACCAGTGGCTGGTCGACGAGACCTATCTGCTGGACGCACAGTCGTATTCGGAGTGGCTCGAGAGTCTCTGCGAGGACATCCACTATCTGATGCCGGTCAGGGTCACGACGGCGCTGGCCGCCGGCTACGACACCTCGCCCGGCATGGCGCATTTCGACGAAGACAAGTACTCGTTGTCTCGCCGGGTGGCCCGCTTCCTCACCGAACACGCCTGGACCGAGGATCCGCCGTCCCGGTTGCGCCACCACCTGTCGAACGTGCGCACCTTCGCCACCGACGACCCCGACCACCTGATCGTCGAGTCCGCCACCCTGCTGTTCCGGAGCAGAGGCGACGTTCGGGAGGGTGCCTTTCTGTCGGCGGGCCGGGAGGACCTGTTGCGGCTCGAGGGCGAGCAGTGGCGGCTGGCCCGTCGCGTCATCTCCGTCGATGAGTCGGTCATCCGCATGCAGAATCTGGCGGTGTTTCTGTGA
- a CDS encoding NAD(P)/FAD-dependent oxidoreductase: MSGQTVVIVGSSVGGVRTAKALRSQDFSGRIVLIGGDRRLPYDKPPLSKQFLAGQWDESRLTMLTAEQADEAGIELRLGSAAEHLDLADRAVLLADGARVPFDILVVATGADARPSPWPVASGVHLLRTLDDSRGLARALAAAGPVVVVGGGFIGAEVAATAHAAGRNVTIVDPLTAPIGRIVGAELGAILTGVHARHGVQTRFGVGVESVDGCEGDLRVTLTNKETLPAATVVVGIGAIPNDGWLSSSGLLIDDGVVCDEFCRAVGHPGVYAVGDVARWHHPGHQEDVRVEHWTNAAEQAACVAHNISHPNELRSYAPTEYVWSDQYDWKIQIAGRPHRAVLDRIVGDLDAERPQGAAVFGDQSGILTAAVTVNWPKALMMCRRMIGAGTTVADCLSEVESLPRLTAAPAAGG; this comes from the coding sequence ATGTCCGGGCAGACCGTCGTCATCGTCGGGTCATCCGTCGGCGGGGTGCGCACCGCAAAGGCGTTGCGCTCCCAGGACTTCAGCGGCCGGATCGTGTTGATCGGCGGTGACCGCAGACTGCCCTACGACAAGCCACCCCTGTCCAAGCAGTTCCTCGCAGGCCAGTGGGATGAGAGCCGGCTGACGATGCTCACCGCTGAGCAAGCTGACGAGGCGGGTATCGAATTGCGCCTCGGCAGCGCGGCTGAGCACCTGGACCTCGCTGATCGAGCGGTGCTCCTCGCCGACGGCGCGCGCGTCCCATTCGACATCCTCGTTGTGGCAACCGGCGCCGATGCGCGACCGTCCCCGTGGCCGGTGGCCTCCGGCGTCCATCTCCTGCGGACGCTCGACGACAGCCGTGGCCTGGCTCGCGCGCTGGCGGCCGCCGGACCGGTGGTGGTCGTCGGCGGCGGGTTCATCGGCGCCGAGGTGGCCGCGACCGCGCACGCCGCGGGGCGGAACGTGACCATCGTCGATCCGCTCACCGCACCGATCGGCCGGATCGTCGGGGCTGAACTCGGAGCCATCCTCACCGGCGTGCACGCGCGGCACGGGGTGCAGACGCGGTTCGGCGTCGGTGTCGAGTCGGTCGACGGATGTGAGGGCGACCTGCGGGTCACCCTCACCAACAAAGAGACGCTGCCCGCCGCCACCGTCGTGGTCGGTATCGGCGCCATCCCCAACGACGGCTGGCTGTCCTCCTCAGGACTGCTAATCGACGATGGCGTGGTGTGCGACGAATTCTGCCGCGCAGTCGGGCATCCCGGCGTCTATGCCGTCGGTGACGTGGCGCGCTGGCACCATCCCGGGCATCAGGAAGACGTCCGTGTCGAGCACTGGACCAATGCCGCCGAGCAGGCTGCCTGCGTAGCCCACAACATCAGCCACCCCAACGAGCTACGTTCCTATGCGCCGACCGAATACGTCTGGAGCGACCAGTACGACTGGAAGATTCAGATCGCCGGACGGCCCCACCGAGCGGTGCTTGATCGGATCGTCGGCGACCTTGACGCCGAAAGACCTCAGGGCGCAGCGGTGTTTGGCGATCAGTCCGGTATCTTGACGGCGGCCGTGACCGTGAACTGGCCGAAGGCCCTGATGATGTGCCGCCGGATGATCGGCGCGGGAACGACCGTCGCCGACTGCCTGTCGGAAGTGGAAAGCCTACCGCGGCTCACGGCCGCGCCCGCAGCCGGAGGGTGA
- the hcaB gene encoding 3-(cis-5,6-dihydroxycyclohexa-1,3-dien-1-yl)propanoate dehydrogenase has protein sequence MTGWLTGRRALVVGAGSGIGRAVVDAFLDEGARVAVLDRDEQKCSALSADHPDVPVVCGDASFRAANDEAVAAAVEAFGGLDVLVNCVGVFDFYRSIEEIDADVLDEAFDEIFRVNVRSYLHSVKAALPALREAARPVIVLTESTSGYYAGRGGVLYVASKFAVRGLVTALSHDLAPQIRVNGVAPGATLGTDLRGLAGLGMADRSISNVPGRAEEMSARVPLQVALSAQDHAWSYVFLASHRARGITGDVIHPDGGMSVAAAPKKRS, from the coding sequence GTGACCGGCTGGCTCACCGGTCGGCGGGCCCTTGTCGTGGGCGCCGGTTCGGGGATCGGCAGGGCGGTGGTCGACGCCTTCCTCGATGAGGGGGCGCGCGTGGCCGTTCTGGACCGCGATGAGCAGAAGTGCTCGGCGCTGAGCGCTGACCATCCCGATGTGCCCGTGGTGTGTGGCGACGCGAGCTTCCGCGCCGCCAACGACGAGGCCGTCGCCGCCGCGGTTGAGGCGTTCGGTGGTCTCGACGTGCTCGTCAACTGCGTCGGGGTGTTCGACTTCTACCGCAGCATCGAAGAAATCGACGCGGACGTGCTCGACGAGGCATTCGACGAGATTTTCCGTGTCAACGTCAGAAGCTATCTGCATTCGGTCAAGGCGGCACTTCCCGCGCTGCGGGAGGCCGCCCGGCCCGTCATCGTGCTGACAGAGTCCACCTCCGGGTACTACGCGGGGCGAGGTGGAGTCCTCTACGTCGCTTCCAAATTCGCTGTCCGCGGACTGGTCACCGCGCTGTCGCACGACCTGGCGCCGCAGATCAGGGTCAATGGTGTCGCACCCGGCGCCACACTCGGCACCGACCTTCGGGGTCTGGCCGGGCTTGGCATGGCGGACCGCAGCATCTCGAACGTGCCCGGTCGTGCCGAAGAGATGTCGGCGCGTGTTCCCCTGCAGGTCGCGTTGTCCGCGCAGGATCACGCGTGGAGTTACGTGTTCCTGGCATCGCATCGCGCCCGCGGCATCACCGGCGACGTCATCCACCCCGACGGAGGCATGAGTGTCGCCGCGGCACCGAAAAAGCGCAGTTGA